In the Malaclemys terrapin pileata isolate rMalTer1 chromosome 12, rMalTer1.hap1, whole genome shotgun sequence genome, one interval contains:
- the LOC128846824 gene encoding olfactory receptor 6Y1-like, producing the protein MDEGNQTNASHFILLGFPTSAELQLLLFSVFLVAYLLTLMENIIIILVIRANHQLHKPMYFFLGNLSFLEIWYVTVIVPKMLADFMTQDKRISFQGCMAQLYFFVTFVCTEYILLAAMAYDRYLAICNPLRYPSIMSNRFCAQLAASCWVCGLITAAIKLSFIAQLRFCSIDTINHYFCDISPLLNVSCTDSSQAELVDFILALMVIMVPLCIVVTSYICILFTVLKIPSSQGRQKAFSTCSSHLAVVVLFYSTTLFTYAQPKAMYAYNSNKLVSVLYTVVVPLLNPLIYCLRNKEVKDALRKAKLGTRSTGERS; encoded by the coding sequence ATGGATGAAGGAAACCAAACCAATGCCAGCCACTTCATCCTACTAGGATTCCCCACTTCTgctgagctgcagctgctcctcttCTCCGTCTTCCTCGTGGCCTATTTGTTAACGCTGATggaaaacatcatcatcatccttgTCATCCGGGCCAACCACCAGCTGCACAagcccatgtatttcttcctgggCAACCTGTCGTTCCTGGAGATCTGGTACGTGACAGTCATTGTGCCCAAGATGCTGGCAGATTTCATGACCCAGGATAAGCGCATTTCCTTCCAAGGATGCATGGCACAGCTGTATTTCTTCGTGACCTTTGTGTGCACTGAGTACATCCTCTTGGCTGCCATGGCCTATGACCGTTACTTAGCCATATGCAACCCTTTGCGGTACCCGTCCATCATGAGCAATAGGTTCTGCGCCCAGCTGGCTGCAAGCTGCTGGGTTTGTGGCTTGATCACCGCTGCAATCAAGCTGAGCTTCATCGCCCAGCTCAGGTTCTGCAGCATTGACACTATCAACCACTACTTCTGCGACATCTCACCTCTATTGAATGTCTCCTGCACTGACTCATCCCAGGCCGAGCTGGTGGACTTCATCCTGGCCCTGATGGTCATCATGGTGCCTCTGTGCATCGTGGTCACCTCGTACATCTGCATCCTGTTCACTGTGCTCAAGATCCCCTCATCACAGGGCAGGCAAAAGGCCTTctctacctgcagctcccacttggCCGTGGTAGTCTTGTTCTACTCCACCACCCTGTTCACCTACGCCCAGCCCAAGGCCATGTATGCTTACAACTCCAACAAGCTGGTGTCAGTGCTCTATACTGTGGTGGTGCCGCTCCTGAACCCCCTCATCTACTGCCTCAGGAACAAGGAGGTCAAGGATGCCCTGAGAAAGGCAAAGCTTGGAACTAGGAGCACTGGGGAACGTAGTTAA
- the LOC128846604 gene encoding olfactory receptor 12-like — translation MYLTMENHTTVAEFILVGFGGHPELQIFLSVLFLVLYTVTLVGNVGMITIISADSRLHTPMYFFLKNLSFLDLCYSSVIAPKALLCFSTGQKAISYNGCAAQMFFFSLFGTTEAFFLAVMAYDRFVAICNPLRYPITMSKRICVFLVMVSYLSGCLNGSIQTGFTFTLSFCGPGKIDHFFCDVPAVMQASCSDTFANEMAMLAVCGFIIVSTGLVVLISYSYIITTVTRIPSAEGRRRAFSTCTSHLVAVSLFFGTVFFMYAQPGAITSPSQSKVVSVFYTIVIPMLNPLIYSLRNKEVKVALRRQLKKKVFFH, via the exons atgTATTTAA CCATGGAAAACCACACAACGGTGGCTGAGTTCATCCTGGTGGGATTCGGAGGCCATCCTGAACTGCAAATCTTCCTCTCTGTCCTCTTCTTGGTTCTGTACACTGTCACCCTGGTGGGGAATGTCGGCATGATCACCATCATCAGTGCTGACTCCAggctccacacccccatgtacttcttcctgaagAACCTGTCCTTCCTGGACCTCTGCTACTCCTCCGTCATTGCCCCCAAAGCCCTGTTATGCTTCTCAACAGGGCAAAAAGCCATTTCCTACAATGGCTGTGCTGCCCAAATgttcttcttctctctctttggGACCACCGAGGCATTCTTCCTAGCCGTGATGGCTTATGACCGCTTCGTTGCCATCTGCAACCCACTGCGTTATCCAATCACAATGTCCAAGAGGATATGTGTTTTCCTGGTGATGGTCTCCTATCTCTCAGGCTGCCTCAATGGCAGCATCCAAACAGGCTTTACATTCACCTTGTCCTTCTGCGGGCCGGGGAAAATTGACCACTTCTTCTGCGACGTCCCCGCAGTGATGCAAGCCTCCTGCTCTGACACCTTTGCCAATGAAATGGCGATGCTGGCCGTGTGCGGGTTCATCATAGTGAGCACTGGCCTGGTCGTCCTTATCTCCTACAGCTACATCATCACCACTGTCACGCGGATACCCTCCGCTGAGGGAAGACGcagagccttctccacctgcacttccCATCTGGTGGCTGTGAGCTTGTTCTTTGGGACAGTCTTCTTTATGTATGCTCAGCCTGGGGCCATAACCTCCCCAAGTCAAAGTAAAGTTGTCTCTGTGTTCTACACCATTGTCATCCCCATGCTGAACCCTttgatctacagcctgaggaacaaggaggtgaAAGTGGCCCTGAGAAGACAACTAAAAAAGAAAGTCTTTTTCCACTGA